A stretch of DNA from Anopheles nili chromosome 2, idAnoNiliSN_F5_01, whole genome shotgun sequence:
ATGTGTCTGTTCCTGAACCAATACTTCAACAGCTTCCTGCCAGAGTACTACGTGCTGTGGTTCTGTCTGCTCTGGTGCACCTTCGATCTGATACGCTACTGCGGGCAGGTGAGCTATCATTCGATTCACTGCAAATCTCATGTCATCCACTGTAATGTCAAACgccttgtttgtttgctttttgcagGTTTGCCTGGAAATTTGCGACTATCTGAAGATCGAGCTGTTCCGCATACCCTACCCACCGAAACCGGTCATGACATCACAAGGTACGAACCCTcctcatcaccaccaccacaaccatcACAGTCACGATAGCAAAAACGGTACGCATAATGCTGCCAATaacagcagccagcagcaccagcaccaaacgtcgcagcaacagcagcagcaacaatcgctcaacaaaaagcaaacccgaGCTAGCAGCAGAAAGCACACGCACCAGTGAGCAAGGAcctttgcagcagcaacagcagcaagggGGGAAGCGTGTGTGAGCGGGTGTATGTgcgggcgcgtgtgtgtatgtgtgcgaatGTATGTATGTCGGGGGTGGAGCGAACAATGCGTTTTGGGATCGATCAGATCCAGAAGTAAGAAATAGGAGAGGAGGGAGGGGAATGGGGGTCTTGGAAACACAATGAGATGGAACCAGCTTTATCACTGTTAAACTCGCAACAAGAAAAGTGAAGGATAAACGATGGATTGACACAACCCTTTCAATCCGCTCTTCCGTAGGCCTGTTCGTCGGATTTCCAATTTccctcgtttttgttttctctctctctctctcgcggtcaTGGTATTCTAATATTACCAACTACAAGCCGCCGGAGGGGGTTCGTGCTCCCCCTCCCAACTCCCTGCCGGCTCTTTAAGCACACCAATGAGCGATAAACATTTAATCCTTGTAGTAGCAATAACAGCGAACGATATAATAACCAATCCTGTGTGCGGCACCGTGTTACCTCGAGGGTCGCGTATTACAGAAAGTATTTCACATTTCTTCCCAGTGTCACACAATCACGGTCCGTCAGCTCGATTTACCGCCATCCTCGACTTTTTTCGTaacttttcttctccatttttttgtttgttttacactTGATCCTCGTGTCTCGTTCTAACGTtaatgttgttgctttttttcctatgtgtttttgtttttatgtttgtaaaCTTATACGTGTTTTCTTCCTTGTTCACTTCGATGTGTCCCGAAGCAGTGCGTAAAATATCGTGTTAAATAAGTGTATGAAATTAGAATGGCGTGTGGAAGGAGAAACGTAAGCATCTGCTACCAGCTAGTAGCAGCAGaaattgaacatttttcaaacgTTACATCAGGATGATTAGgaggagcaaataaaaacttcAAAATTGCGTGAAGTTTAAAAGGTACATTGCGTGGATTCATTCGGCGAAGCCATCGGATCACGGTGTTGTGTTTGTTCGGTGAATTCTACCCATGTAATCGATCGCGAAACGTCCAAAACAGGCGCCTTATGCTCAAGCGACATCCGCAGAAGGGAAGGAATTAATGTTTAGTGTTTTGTTTCCTAATTTATCGCGAGTTTCATGCGTGGCGATCGCTTTACGCTCGAACCTTAGTACCACCGTCGGAATTTAAATGTAGGGACGACAGTTGAGAATAAGAGGAACATGTAAATGGTTGTGCGCAGGAACTTCAAATCAAGCAACAGGTAACAATATCCGTGTAGTGGCGGTTTACATCAGTAGCATAGATTgtataaaacacaaacaaaaacaggcTTATACCGTAGTAGACACAAGAAAGCAAACGTAGCTGATGGTTCAGGGCAACACGACACCTCCTGGTGCTCGTCGAAATGACAGAGTGTCGAAATGACAGAGTGCTAGCATTGTCAGGATATGCAGCATGTGTGAGAGGTTTAAACTGCGTTTATTTTGCCCTTCCCATCGATAGGAAGCACCTTTTTGAAGGTGCTTATGTAGCGACGCCAAAGGAAGATGAAAACCCACAAGTGAAAGGGAAACAAATGTTGGAAAAAGATAAtcgaaaatcgaatgaaaattaGTCAAACCAAACATCGAGCgtggttttgcatttttttgttgcaagaAAGTATTTCCAATATCTCGTTCGGAAACACCGGAGCCCGGGCACATGTTTTAGCAAATCTCACTTATCGTTCCCTATCCCACCGGTGGAGCAAGCTCCCGGGTGTTTCTGGTGCttcattgtttgtttgtttcaggACAAAAACTCGTCCTTCCTTCGTTGTCATAACACAGGCGTGTGTGAATTTGTGTTCTCTCTTTATATTTTGTCGTGCGAATGGCTAACCGCAAATGAGGGAACCACGTGTCGCAATCGTGTGCAATAGTTGTAACTTAGCTCTCCTTGGCGTTAACCGCTAAGCGTAACCGAAGGTTAGTAAATCGTACTAAACAAAAGACCTATCCTACCCGTTATGTTGTGTGGTTTCGATTGTGCGTGAACGGAATCGTCCTTTCGCGTGCCTTTGCGTggtgtcgttttgtttcgtgagAATTATTCATGCATATTGTAACACTACCGCGGACATACTGGATAGCTTGCACATTTTCATCCcaatcgtttccgttttgtttgcgcgcgGACGGAATAGGGGCTTGTTTTTAcgcgatgtaaaaaaaacttctctttccggtttttttgttgttgtatgtaTTTCGTTGTAAGTAGTACCTTATTGGGCATGATTTATGTCACTCTCGAGAATGCCTACCCTACTAACAATCGTATTTGTCTTCGAGCCCATCTACGTTtctagtagttttttttttctaacaaaatGTTCTTCTAAATTTGTGTAGTCCAATGTTCGTGTagctttttgtgtgtttgtgtaattCGTTCATTTATCTTCTCAACGGCGAGCAACAGGACGATGCAAGGGAAACAGCGTTAAACAACCGTCCTTCGTTCCTTacctcgtttcgttttctgtgtgtgtgttgtgcgtgtgtgtctattatttattttaattaccaCCTTTAAACACAAGTTGAAGATACTGTCTTCCAAATCCGTACCAGCATTGTTTCATTCCACACCATTGTAGATTAGTTAGAGTTAGTTAAAGAAAACTCGTCCCTTTGGACCAAATATTGTAATTATTAAtgcatcattttttgttgttgttatcgttcctttcttttccgtttccggccGGTAGAAGTGGATgagctccagcagcaacagcaaccgaacCTGAACAACAACGTACGCTCCTACCCAACGACACCGGTGCGCAATTTAACCGTCCCACTCGGCATGGGCAATCGCTCTGCTTCGGAGGACAGCTCCAGCCCGCGCGTTACACCCTCTTCTTCACCCCGGAAGCCACACCGTGTTTGAGCGCTTCCGGAAGTCACGGGGATGTAAAAATGGCGGTGCATCGATAGCACGCAGGAACCAGAAACACGTCTAGGTGATGGCGATAGATAGAATTAATTGTAACTTGCCACGGGTGGCCCACGTGGAGAGAGGGAGCGTGTGTGTTACGTCCACCGATTTATTCCATCGTCTCGGTGGTAGCTTGTTACCTTGTAAAATGTGCTGCAAATTGGTGCGACGATGCACGTGGTGTCTGTGTAACGATTATATAACCACCCAAGGCAGGTCCTGTAGGAGACTTTAGCTCATTAATGCTTGCTGCTGTTTCGCAAAACCCCAGAACCAAGCCGAAAACTAGACAAAAAAGACATTAGAAACATGAACCGCTGCCGCCGTATAACGAGGACGATGAGTACGAAAAACCCTTCGCGtaggaaggacgaaaaggggCCGGCGTACAGCGGCGCCATGATGCTGCTTAGCCGTGATACTAGTGTTTAAAAGTAGCAAAATCGAAATCGCCTGCATCACACATGCGCTTAGATGTAGCTAAGGtagggaaaaagggcacatccATCACTGTTGTCCGGTGTTGTACTCCCATGGGAAGTACCGGTTTCCTTGGTGGCAGGTGATAAGATTGCATGCGTGGGTGTGTTCATCCGAGATAATGTAATAGACAATGCAATAAGCTAAGGCTAAGTCGGCGTGAAGTTACCGACCACAGGTGGTAAACGCCCAAATCCTGGGCAAAACATGGCGGGAAACATGGATTATAGAATTGTTTaggaatatatttatatagcCGTTAGTTACAACATGAAAATATTGCCTATAGGATTTACGAATGAAGAACCGATACCCCGAATGCCGgatgctgcgtgtgtgtgtgtttgcggacGGGGTTgtgaaataaaggaaaaactcgCACGCTGATGTACACGGTTCTTGAGGGCGCTCAtagggaggaaagaaaaaccctctcCTCATTTCCCCAATAGTATTTATTTAATTGACGTGAAAGCACTTCCGCCAACGTGGCGCTTAATTACACGGTGGTCCGGTACACTTGCGTCGCTTGACGACACGTGGCGGACAGGGCATTCCACCGTTCCGTGGATGGGTCATAATCGAGCGGATACGTTCCGAACGCCCGGTTCCACAAGTCACCGAGCAGCTCGTCCATTCCGACCAGTCAGACAACACGCAATCGACGGGCAACGCGTCAAAAGGATCCGGTGTTGAAGGACGCACGGTGGTGCTAACGGAACGGGCTCTCGCACACGTATGCATGCAATCGTCCGACGTCAGGAAGTTGTTCCGATTTCCACGACACCCGCCGTAGTAAAACGGTACGCATGTGCCCTGATTCGAGTCGAACGCATAGCGCTGGTAGCGGCCACGACACGGACCAACTTCCGGTGCCTGGGAACATATCTCCTGCGCCGTGAACGTATCGTACAGACAATCGACCTTCTCCGAGCACGGGCGTTGCTGGTTCAGTTCGATCCGGTTCTGACAACGTGGCTGCTCTTCCGGCGTTAGTAGTAGAAGCCGGGTGCGGATATGTACCCCCTTGCCACAGGTCGCACTGCAAGGACTCCAGTCACTCCAGGCGGTGGTTGGACAGAGTGCATCTGGCACTTCCATGTCGGTGATCGAACATTCCGGTTGCATAcacttttgcttttccactgtGAAGGAAAGGAGAAGGTTTTAATTCAGCTGATCTTTAGAGATTATCTGCAACGAAAGGACATCGGTTTTACACAATATCACACTCTCTTTGCCTCATTTACATTTGTTATCGTAATATAATATCACAAGGAAAGGATGTGTCAAGATATCATATCCTGTAATGCCCTGGTTGGAACGCACGGTTTGTATTACTTCTCAATAAAAGATATCACCTTTTTATGGATTTAAATTATACAAGTTATACAACTCCCTCATACTTTAATATCTGAacctaaaataaaaaaacaacactcgaTATGAAACAGAAATTGTGTGTCAAAGTTTCCTCATCTCACAACACCTACACCGAGATAAAGGTTTAAATCTCCAAAGCCGGAAATATAACTGTATTTTCGAGCGGACTCTGTGGAGAGATTACTCGGCGCTACCCGATCTTGCAAGCAGTCACTACCGAACCACCGGCGAGGTAACAGTTCTTTTGCGCAACGGCAAAACCGCGTTCTTATCTATCAATCGCCAATATTGTTCGAAAATCGTTCGTTAATCGGTGTTTAGTGAATCTAATTAATAAATGTGAGGTTTAGTATCACTTTAGTAGTcttttagcaaatgtttcatttgGCACAAGTGTAAAAAAGTGATAGCAGATGGCTCTTAAAATGTGGCATAGTAATAGCGTTGATAGTGGTGGTGGCTGCCAAAATGGCCGGCAAAAGTGAGGTGTTCACGCAGGCGTTCGTTCTCTCTTAAGTGCATAGTGAAGGTAATTAGTATTCATGTAGTTCGATACCAGTTTGCTTATGTGTAATTTATCCACAAGTAGATAAAAGGCATGGTAGATGCCTCCAAAATAGTGAAATAGTGATAGCGTAGGTGTGGTTCGCAAAATGGCCAGCGGTAGTGATTTGCTGACGATGGCGTTCGGTTGTTCATGAGTGTAAAGTGAATGTATTTAATATGTGTGATTTAGTTTTAAGAAGAAAGAAGGCGTGGTAAGTGGCTCCTAAATTGTGATGTAGTGATAGCGGCTTACAAAATGTCCAGCAATAGTGATTGGCCTGATTTATCATGTGAATCTCATAAAGATATGTGTAGTTTAGTGTGCATTTAGTATATAAGTTATTTAGCCACTAGTATCGAGTAAGTCGTCAAATTGTGATATAGTGATAGCGTCGTATTGAATGCCAAAATGCCCGGCTAACGACAGCCTTCGATCACGAGTGGATCCCGTTATTCAATATAGCGATTAAAGTGCCGGTGAAGTAAGAAGATCGTTTAGTAAGCGCGTGTAATTCGATCACCCCCACAAGCATCTGAGCTGATATCATTCAGCTAGCTTGTTGTCCTAGGCTTTTCCAAGGCCTACTTAAATAGTATTTCAAAAAGGATTCTCCTTTCCAACTTACCGACGCTAATGTGTGGGCACTTCTTCCGGCCCATGTTCTCCAAGAAAGTGCGTGTCCTCATCGTCACACCAATACCGCAGCTTGCCGAACACGCAGACCAATCACTCCAACGCGTCGTCCGACAAACGCCAACACCCTCACCCGCCTCATCCACCGTCGCCTCCGACTGACCAACATCCTCCGAGCTGGCAGCATTCTCACCCTCACGCCCATCTCCCTCACACTCGGGCACATCCGCGACGCACATCTCCTTCGCGATCAGCTGCCGATTGCAACGCGCACCAGCAGCTTCATTCGGTCGCATATACTCGCGCGTACGCATACGAATACCCTTGCCACACGTAACGGAACACGGTGTCCAGTCGGTGTACCCGGTGGTGGCACATTCCGGTCGTGTTTCCTCCTCGGTATTCTCGGATAACTCCAACACCTGCGCCTGCAGGAACTGCTCGTCACAGCTGCGAGGCATCACACGCTCTCGACGTAGGTAAAGCCGGGCTAACGGTGTCATCACCGACGATTGTGGGTTATAAAATGGCGCCCGTGGATCCTCGGGATAGAGTGTGGTAATTCGGTGCATTCGCTCCCGTGGCTGCGTTTCGGCGTTTGCCGACATATAGCTAATGCCACTGTCAGTTCCGGCGTCCCACGGGTACAGGTCCATATCGAGCGATTCCGTCCAGGTGCAATCCTTGCGGCAGAGATCGAGCCCACTAACACCGACCACCCAGTCGGGTGATGGACCGAACATAGACGCCAGCGAGATTTTGTGGTGTTTCCGGTCAACCCGGAACGTTGAGCTTGTGTTGGCGTTTACCCGCGGGTACCACAATCCGGCCGCTTTAATAAGGGTTCGAAGGCGTGATCCTTTGGCTCGCAGTTCCTGCTCGAGCAACCGGATGGAGCCCCATTCGGCCAGCATCCGGAAGCCATCGGTCGCAATGTGTTGCTCGCCCCAGAACGAGAAGTTTGTATCGTGCGAAGCTCCGATCACATCCGAGAAATGTGTCAGCCAAATCGCGAATGGGTAGTCCTTAGGATGCGTTTCATTCGACCAGATGCCCTCAAACGTTAACTGTAAACGAGAACATCAGGGGTTAATCCAACTCGAAGGATCCGGAAGTAGTCACGCAAAAACGTACACTGTACTTAGCCTCGTCACACGCACAACATTCACCCTTTTGAATCCTTGGCATCGGTTTGTGTTCACACATCACCTTTGTCAGTGCCCCGTCGTCGGCGTACCATTGTTGCTCAGATTCGTAAACCATAGCGGAGATGCTGacgcaaccggaaccggtgggtggtgccACCCACATCACCTGAATCTCGG
This window harbors:
- the LOC128731073 gene encoding spondin-1; translated protein: MWVAPPTGSGCVSISAMVYESEQQWYADDGALTKVMCEHKPMPRIQKGECCACDEAKYSLTFEGIWSNETHPKDYPFAIWLTHFSDVIGASHDTNFSFWGEQHIATDGFRMLAEWGSIRLLEQELRAKGSRLRTLIKAAGLWYPRVNANTSSTFRVDRKHHKISLASMFGPSPDWVVGVSGLDLCRKDCTWTESLDMDLYPWDAGTDSGISYMSANAETQPRERMHRITTLYPEDPRAPFYNPQSSVMTPLARLYLRRERVMPRSCDEQFLQAQVLELSENTEEETRPECATTGYTDWTPCSVTCGKGIRMRTREYMRPNEAAGARCNRQLIAKEMCVADVPECEGDGREGENAASSEDVGQSEATVDEAGEGVGVCRTTRWSDWSACSASCGIGVTMRTRTFLENMGRKKCPHISVVEKQKCMQPECSITDMEVPDALCPTTAWSDWSPCSATCGKGVHIRTRLLLLTPEEQPRCQNRIELNQQRPCSEKVDCLYDTFTAQEICSQAPEVGPCRGRYQRYAFDSNQGTCVPFYYGGCRGNRNNFLTSDDCMHTCARARSVSTTVRPSTPDPFDALPVDCVLSDWSEWTSCSVTCGTGRSERIRSIMTHPRNGGMPCPPRVVKRRKCTGPPCN